The following coding sequences lie in one Arabidopsis thaliana chromosome 3, partial sequence genomic window:
- a CDS encoding F-box/associated interaction domain protein gives MHLPFESYPDDAVTLSSVREEKRVVLFKRSNACEMEIWITTKIDPTRSVFNERLRNIDVSLFVDEKKKVALVFCKDREDWTNFTAYMIGKDGYYKEVYLGESTTSWPFVYSYIPSRPGLYKDVA, from the exons ATGCATCTGCCGTTTGAATCTTATCCTGACGATGCTGTGACTCTATCTTCTGTTAGAGAAGAAAAGCGTGTAGTGTTATTTAAGAGGTCGAATGCATGTGAGATGGAGATATGGATTACAACTAAGATTGACCCAACGCG GTCAGTGTTCAATGAAAGATTGAGGAATATAGATGTGAGCTTATTCGTggacgagaagaagaaagtagcATTGGTTTTCTGTAAAGACAGAGAAGATTGGACCAACTTCACAGCTTATATGATTGGAAAGGATGGATACTACAAAGAAGTGTATCTCGGAGAATCTACTACATCTTGGCCATTTGTGTACTCTTATATTCCAAGTAGGCCCGGTCTCTACAAGGatg TGGCCTAA
- the SCO3 gene encoding SNOWY COTYLEDON protein (DUF566) (Family of unknown function (DUF566); CONTAINS InterPro DOMAIN/s: Protein of unknown function DUF566 (InterPro:IPR007573); BEST Arabidopsis thaliana protein match is: Family of unknown function (DUF566) (TAIR:AT1G49890.1); Has 4892 Blast hits to 1821 proteins in 299 species: Archae - 6; Bacteria - 1294; Metazoa - 1107; Fungi - 667; Plants - 251; Viruses - 59; Other Eukaryotes - 1508 (source: NCBI BLink).) encodes MVAAIPQGAAISNTDSKNPPPRDRQDKPQLTANNGGLQRRPRAAKNVPSRYLSPSPSHSTTTTTTTATSTSTSSSSSVILRSSKRYPSPLLSRTTNSASNLVYTPSSLPKRSQSVDRRRPSAVSDTRTEMSAATKMLITSTRSLSVSFQGEAFSFPISKKKETATPVSHRKCTPERRRATPVRDQRENSKPVDQQLWPGASRRGSSESVVPNSLSRSVDSDSDDGRKLGSGFVGRSMLQHSQSSRVSGDGRLNLGFVGGDGMLEMRDENKARQSTHPRLASSVSCDFTASDTDSVSSGSTNGAHECGSGEVSKTRSLPRNGMASTKFWQETNSRLRRMQDPGSPQCSSPSSRISSISSKFSQSKRFSSDSPLTSSPRGMTSPIRGATRPASPSKLWATATSAPARTSSSPSRVRNGVSEQMNAYNRTLPSILCFSADIRRGKIGEDRVMDAHLLRLLYNRDLQWRFANARADSTLMVQRLSAEKILWNAWVSISELRHSVTLKRIKLLLMRQKLKLASILKEQMCYLEEWSLLDRNHSNSLSGATEALKASTLRLPVSGKAVVDIQDLKHAVSSAVDVMHAMVSSIFSLTSKVEEMNSVMAEMVNITGKEEVLLEQCQGFLTRVAAMQVTDCSMKTHIIQLSRL; translated from the exons ATGGTGGCTGCGATTCCTCAAGGAGCAGCAATTTCCAACACCGACTCTAAGAATCCTCCACCTCGAGATCGGCAAGACAAACCTCAGCTCACAGCTAACAATGGCGGACTACAACGAAGACCTAGAGCTGCTAAAAATGTCCCCTCACGCTACTTATCCCCTTCTCCTTCACATTCcacgacgacgacgacgaccACTGCTACATCTACTTCgacttcgtcttcttcgtctgtGATACTGAGGTCTAGTAAGCGATATCCTTCCCCTTTGCTCTCTCGCACGACGAATTCTGCTTCTAATTTGGTTTATACGCCTTCCTCGTTACCTAAACGGTCTCAATCGGTGGACCGTCGTCGTCCGTCGGCAGTTTCTGACACCCGAACGGAAATGTCGGCGGCGACGAAGATGCTTATCACTTCTACGAGGAGTTTATCTGTTTCCTTTCAAGGAGAGGCGTTTTCGTTTCCGATTAGTAAGAAGAAGGAGACTGCCACGCCGGTTTCTCACCGGAAATGTACTCCGGAGCGGCGGAGAGCGACACCTGTTCGAGATCAGCGGGAGAATTCAAAGCCGGTGGATCAGCAACTGTGGCCTGGTGCTTCTCGGAGGGGAAGTTCTGAATCTGTTGTGCCGAATTCGCTTTCTAGAAGCGTGGATTCTGACAGTGATGATGGGAGGAAGCTTGGATCTGGCTTTGTGGGAAGGTCAATGTTGCAGCATTCGCAGAGTTCTAGGGTTTCTGGTGATGGGAGATTGAATTTAGGTTTTGTAGGAGGTGATGGAATGTTGGAAATGAGAGATGAGAACAAGGCAAGACAAAGCACACATCCAAGATTGGCTTCTAGCGTTTCGTGTGACTTTACTGCATCTGATACTGATAGTGTTTCATCTGGTAGTACTAATGGTGCGCATGAATGTGGTTCTGGTGAGGTTTCTAAAACAAGGAGCTTGCCGCGTAATGGTATGGCTTCTACTAAATTCTGGCAAGAGACTAATAGCAGGTTAAGGCGGATGCAGGATCCTGGCTCACCTCAATGTTCTAGCCCAAGTTCGAGAATCAGTAGTATCTCATCAAAGTTCAGTCAATCGAAACGGTTCTCTAGTGATAGTCCGTTGACATCATCTCCTCGTGGTATGACTTCTCCAATAAGGGGTGCTACTCGCCCTGCTTCACCAAGTAAGCTTTGGGCAACAGCTACATCAGCTCCAGCTAGGACATCATCTAGTCCTTCTCGAGTGAGAAATGGAGTTTCTGAACAAATGAATGCTTATAACCGCACCTTGCCTTcaattctttgtttctctgcTGATATTAGGAGGGGTAAAATTGGGGAGGATCGTGTTATGGATGCCCACTTGTTGAGGCTTCTGTATAACCGTGATCTGCAGTGGCGGTTTGCCAATGCGAGGGCAGACTCCACTCTCATGGTACAAAGACTGAGTGCAGAG AAAATCCTGTGGAATGCATGGGTATCAATCTCGGAATTGCGCCATTCTGTCACTCTGAAACGGATCAAGTTGCTCTTGATGAGGCAGAAACTGAAACTAGCTTCCATCTTGAAGGAGCAG ATGTGTTATCTAGAAGAATGGTCTCTTTTGGACAGAAATCACTCAAATTCTTTGTCAGGAGCAACTGAAGCCTTGAAAGCCAGCACACTTCGTCTTCCAGTTAGTGGTAAAGCCGTG GTTGATATTCAAGATCTCAAGCATGCTGTTAGTTCAGCGGTTGATGTCATGCACGCTATGGTGTCTTCAATATTCTCACTTACATCGAAG GTGGAGGAAATGAATTCAGTAATGGCAGAAATGGTGAATATCACTGGAAAAGAAGAGGTTTTGCTCGAACAGTGTCAAGGATTCTTAACAAGAGTAGCAGCAATGCAG GTTACGGACTGCAGCATGAAGACGCACATAATACAACTTAGCCGGCTATAA
- the SCO3 gene encoding SNOWY COTYLEDON protein (DUF566), whose product MVAAIPQGAAISNTDSKNPPPRDRQDKPQLTANNGGLQRRPRAAKNVPSRYLSPSPSHSTTTTTTTATSTSTSSSSSVILRSSKRYPSPLLSRTTNSASNLVYTPSSLPKRSQSVDRRRPSAVSDTRTEMSAATKMLITSTRSLSVSFQGEAFSFPISKKKETATPVSHRKCTPERRRATPVRDQRENSKPVDQQLWPGASRRGSSESVVPNSLSRSVDSDSDDGRKLGSGFVGRSMLQHSQSSRVSGDGRLNLGFVGGDGMLEMRDENKARQSTHPRLASSVSCDFTASDTDSVSSGSTNGAHECGSGEVSKTRSLPRNGMASTKFWQETNSRLRRMQDPGSPQCSSPSSRISSISSKFSQSKRFSSDSPLTSSPRGMTSPIRGATRPASPSKLWATATSAPARTSSSPSRVRNGVSEQMNAYNRTLPSILCFSADIRRGKIGEDRVMDAHLLRLLYNRDLQWRFANARADSTLMVQRLSAEKILWNAWVSISELRHSVTLKRIKLLLMRQKLKLASILKEQMCYLEEWSLLDRNHSNSLSGATEALKASTLRLPVSGKAVVDIQDLKHAVSSAVDVMHAMVSSIFSLTSKVNTLSR is encoded by the exons ATGGTGGCTGCGATTCCTCAAGGAGCAGCAATTTCCAACACCGACTCTAAGAATCCTCCACCTCGAGATCGGCAAGACAAACCTCAGCTCACAGCTAACAATGGCGGACTACAACGAAGACCTAGAGCTGCTAAAAATGTCCCCTCACGCTACTTATCCCCTTCTCCTTCACATTCcacgacgacgacgacgaccACTGCTACATCTACTTCgacttcgtcttcttcgtctgtGATACTGAGGTCTAGTAAGCGATATCCTTCCCCTTTGCTCTCTCGCACGACGAATTCTGCTTCTAATTTGGTTTATACGCCTTCCTCGTTACCTAAACGGTCTCAATCGGTGGACCGTCGTCGTCCGTCGGCAGTTTCTGACACCCGAACGGAAATGTCGGCGGCGACGAAGATGCTTATCACTTCTACGAGGAGTTTATCTGTTTCCTTTCAAGGAGAGGCGTTTTCGTTTCCGATTAGTAAGAAGAAGGAGACTGCCACGCCGGTTTCTCACCGGAAATGTACTCCGGAGCGGCGGAGAGCGACACCTGTTCGAGATCAGCGGGAGAATTCAAAGCCGGTGGATCAGCAACTGTGGCCTGGTGCTTCTCGGAGGGGAAGTTCTGAATCTGTTGTGCCGAATTCGCTTTCTAGAAGCGTGGATTCTGACAGTGATGATGGGAGGAAGCTTGGATCTGGCTTTGTGGGAAGGTCAATGTTGCAGCATTCGCAGAGTTCTAGGGTTTCTGGTGATGGGAGATTGAATTTAGGTTTTGTAGGAGGTGATGGAATGTTGGAAATGAGAGATGAGAACAAGGCAAGACAAAGCACACATCCAAGATTGGCTTCTAGCGTTTCGTGTGACTTTACTGCATCTGATACTGATAGTGTTTCATCTGGTAGTACTAATGGTGCGCATGAATGTGGTTCTGGTGAGGTTTCTAAAACAAGGAGCTTGCCGCGTAATGGTATGGCTTCTACTAAATTCTGGCAAGAGACTAATAGCAGGTTAAGGCGGATGCAGGATCCTGGCTCACCTCAATGTTCTAGCCCAAGTTCGAGAATCAGTAGTATCTCATCAAAGTTCAGTCAATCGAAACGGTTCTCTAGTGATAGTCCGTTGACATCATCTCCTCGTGGTATGACTTCTCCAATAAGGGGTGCTACTCGCCCTGCTTCACCAAGTAAGCTTTGGGCAACAGCTACATCAGCTCCAGCTAGGACATCATCTAGTCCTTCTCGAGTGAGAAATGGAGTTTCTGAACAAATGAATGCTTATAACCGCACCTTGCCTTcaattctttgtttctctgcTGATATTAGGAGGGGTAAAATTGGGGAGGATCGTGTTATGGATGCCCACTTGTTGAGGCTTCTGTATAACCGTGATCTGCAGTGGCGGTTTGCCAATGCGAGGGCAGACTCCACTCTCATGGTACAAAGACTGAGTGCAGAG AAAATCCTGTGGAATGCATGGGTATCAATCTCGGAATTGCGCCATTCTGTCACTCTGAAACGGATCAAGTTGCTCTTGATGAGGCAGAAACTGAAACTAGCTTCCATCTTGAAGGAGCAG ATGTGTTATCTAGAAGAATGGTCTCTTTTGGACAGAAATCACTCAAATTCTTTGTCAGGAGCAACTGAAGCCTTGAAAGCCAGCACACTTCGTCTTCCAGTTAGTGGTAAAGCCGTG GTTGATATTCAAGATCTCAAGCATGCTGTTAGTTCAGCGGTTGATGTCATGCACGCTATGGTGTCTTCAATATTCTCACTTACATCGAAGGTAAATACCTTGTCTCGGTGA
- the SCO3 gene encoding SNOWY COTYLEDON protein (DUF566) (Family of unknown function (DUF566); CONTAINS InterPro DOMAIN/s: Protein of unknown function DUF566 (InterPro:IPR007573); BEST Arabidopsis thaliana protein match is: Family of unknown function (DUF566) (TAIR:AT1G49890.1); Has 4891 Blast hits to 1814 proteins in 299 species: Archae - 6; Bacteria - 1296; Metazoa - 1110; Fungi - 663; Plants - 249; Viruses - 59; Other Eukaryotes - 1508 (source: NCBI BLink).), producing MVAAIPQGAAISNTDSKNPPPRDRQDKPQLTANNGGLQRRPRAAKNVPSRYLSPSPSHSTTTTTTTATSTSTSSSSSVILRSSKRYPSPLLSRTTNSASNLVYTPSSLPKRSQSVDRRRPSAVSDTRTEMSAATKMLITSTRSLSVSFQGEAFSFPISKKKETATPVSHRKCTPERRRATPVRDQRENSKPVDQQLWPGASRRGSSESVVPNSLSRSVDSDSDDGRKLGSGFVGRSMLQHSQSSRVSGDGRLNLGFVGGDGMLEMRDENKARQSTHPRLASSVSCDFTASDTDSVSSGSTNGAHECGSGEVSKTRSLPRNGMASTKFWQETNSRLRRMQDPGSPQCSSPSSRISSISSKFSQSKRFSSDSPLTSSPRGMTSPIRGATRPASPSKLWATATSAPARTSSSPSRVRNGVSEQMNAYNRTLPSILCFSADIRRGKIGEDRVMDAHLLRLLYNRDLQWRFANARADSTLMVQRLSAEKILWNAWVSISELRHSVTLKRIKLLLMRQKLKLASILKEQMCYLEEWSLLDRNHSNSLSGATEALKASTLRLPVSGKAVVDIQDLKHAVSSAVDVMHAMVSSIFSLTSKVEEMNSVMAEMVNITGKEEVLLEQCQGFLTRHASC from the exons ATGGTGGCTGCGATTCCTCAAGGAGCAGCAATTTCCAACACCGACTCTAAGAATCCTCCACCTCGAGATCGGCAAGACAAACCTCAGCTCACAGCTAACAATGGCGGACTACAACGAAGACCTAGAGCTGCTAAAAATGTCCCCTCACGCTACTTATCCCCTTCTCCTTCACATTCcacgacgacgacgacgaccACTGCTACATCTACTTCgacttcgtcttcttcgtctgtGATACTGAGGTCTAGTAAGCGATATCCTTCCCCTTTGCTCTCTCGCACGACGAATTCTGCTTCTAATTTGGTTTATACGCCTTCCTCGTTACCTAAACGGTCTCAATCGGTGGACCGTCGTCGTCCGTCGGCAGTTTCTGACACCCGAACGGAAATGTCGGCGGCGACGAAGATGCTTATCACTTCTACGAGGAGTTTATCTGTTTCCTTTCAAGGAGAGGCGTTTTCGTTTCCGATTAGTAAGAAGAAGGAGACTGCCACGCCGGTTTCTCACCGGAAATGTACTCCGGAGCGGCGGAGAGCGACACCTGTTCGAGATCAGCGGGAGAATTCAAAGCCGGTGGATCAGCAACTGTGGCCTGGTGCTTCTCGGAGGGGAAGTTCTGAATCTGTTGTGCCGAATTCGCTTTCTAGAAGCGTGGATTCTGACAGTGATGATGGGAGGAAGCTTGGATCTGGCTTTGTGGGAAGGTCAATGTTGCAGCATTCGCAGAGTTCTAGGGTTTCTGGTGATGGGAGATTGAATTTAGGTTTTGTAGGAGGTGATGGAATGTTGGAAATGAGAGATGAGAACAAGGCAAGACAAAGCACACATCCAAGATTGGCTTCTAGCGTTTCGTGTGACTTTACTGCATCTGATACTGATAGTGTTTCATCTGGTAGTACTAATGGTGCGCATGAATGTGGTTCTGGTGAGGTTTCTAAAACAAGGAGCTTGCCGCGTAATGGTATGGCTTCTACTAAATTCTGGCAAGAGACTAATAGCAGGTTAAGGCGGATGCAGGATCCTGGCTCACCTCAATGTTCTAGCCCAAGTTCGAGAATCAGTAGTATCTCATCAAAGTTCAGTCAATCGAAACGGTTCTCTAGTGATAGTCCGTTGACATCATCTCCTCGTGGTATGACTTCTCCAATAAGGGGTGCTACTCGCCCTGCTTCACCAAGTAAGCTTTGGGCAACAGCTACATCAGCTCCAGCTAGGACATCATCTAGTCCTTCTCGAGTGAGAAATGGAGTTTCTGAACAAATGAATGCTTATAACCGCACCTTGCCTTcaattctttgtttctctgcTGATATTAGGAGGGGTAAAATTGGGGAGGATCGTGTTATGGATGCCCACTTGTTGAGGCTTCTGTATAACCGTGATCTGCAGTGGCGGTTTGCCAATGCGAGGGCAGACTCCACTCTCATGGTACAAAGACTGAGTGCAGAG AAAATCCTGTGGAATGCATGGGTATCAATCTCGGAATTGCGCCATTCTGTCACTCTGAAACGGATCAAGTTGCTCTTGATGAGGCAGAAACTGAAACTAGCTTCCATCTTGAAGGAGCAG ATGTGTTATCTAGAAGAATGGTCTCTTTTGGACAGAAATCACTCAAATTCTTTGTCAGGAGCAACTGAAGCCTTGAAAGCCAGCACACTTCGTCTTCCAGTTAGTGGTAAAGCCGTG GTTGATATTCAAGATCTCAAGCATGCTGTTAGTTCAGCGGTTGATGTCATGCACGCTATGGTGTCTTCAATATTCTCACTTACATCGAAG GTGGAGGAAATGAATTCAGTAATGGCAGAAATGGTGAATATCACTGGAAAAGAAGAGGTTTTGCTCGAACAGTGTCAAGGATTCTTAACAAGA CATGCCTCTTGCTAG
- the ZF2 gene encoding zinc-finger protein 2 (zinc-finger protein 2 (ZF2); CONTAINS InterPro DOMAIN/s: Zinc finger, C2H2-like (InterPro:IPR015880), Zinc finger, C2H2-type (InterPro:IPR007087); BEST Arabidopsis thaliana protein match is: salt tolerance zinc finger (TAIR:AT1G27730.1); Has 3838 Blast hits to 3100 proteins in 116 species: Archae - 0; Bacteria - 0; Metazoa - 2857; Fungi - 6; Plants - 884; Viruses - 0; Other Eukaryotes - 91 (source: NCBI BLink).) — translation MALEAMNTPTSSFTRIETKEDLMNDAVFIEPWLKRKRSKRQRSHSPSSSSSSPPRSRPKSQNQDLTEEEYLALCLLMLAKDQPSQTRFHQQSQSLTPPPESKNLPYKCNVCEKAFPSYQALGGHKASHRIKPPTVISTTADDSTAPTISIVAGEKHPIAASGKIHECSICHKVFPTGQALGGHKRCHYEGNLGGGGGGGSKSISHSGSVSSTVSEERSHRGFIDLNLPALPELSLHHNPIVDEEILSPLTGKKPLLLTDHDQVIKKEDLSLKI, via the coding sequence ATGGCCCTCGAAGCGATGAACActccaacttcttctttcacCAGAATCGAAACgaaagaagatttgatgaACGACGCCGTTTTCATTGAGCCGTGGCTTAAACGCAAACGCTCCAAACGTCAGCGTTCTCACAGcccttcttcgtcttcttcctcaccGCCTCGATCTCGACCCAAATCCCAGAATCAAGATCTTACGGAAGAAGAGTATCTCGCTCTTTGTCTCCTCATGCTCGCTAAAGATCAACCGTCGCAAACGCGATTTCATCAACAGTCGCAATCGTTAACGCCGCCGCCAGAATCAAAGAACCTTCCGTACAAGTGTAACGTCTGTGAAAAAGCGTTTCCTTCCTATCAGGCTTTAGGCGGTCACAAAGCAAGTCACCGAATCAAACCACCAACCGTAATCTCAACAACCGCCGATGATTCAACAGCTCCGACCATCTCCATCGTCGCCGGAGAAAAACATCCGATTGCTGCCTCCGGAAAGATCCACGAGTGTTCAATCTGTCATAAAGTGTTTCCGACGGGTCAAGCTTTAGGCGGTCACAAACGTTGTCACTACGAAGGCAACCtcggcggcggaggaggaggaggaagcaaATCAATCAGTCACAGTGGAAGCGTGTCGAGCACGGTATCGGAAGAAAGGAGCCACCGTGGATTCATCGATCTAAACCTACCGGCGTTACCTGAACTCAGCCTTCATCACAATCCAATCGTCGACGAAGAGATCTTGAGTCCGTTGACCGGTAAAAAACCGCTTTTGTTGACCGATCACGACCAAGTCatcaagaaagaagatttatctttaaaaatctaa
- the BUB3.1 gene encoding Transducin/WD40 repeat-like superfamily protein (BUB (BUDDING UNINHIBITED BY BENZYMIDAZOL) 3.1 (BUB3.1); CONTAINS InterPro DOMAIN/s: WD40 repeat 2 (InterPro:IPR019782), WD40 repeat-like-containing domain (InterPro:IPR011046), WD40-repeat-containing domain (InterPro:IPR017986), WD40/YVTN repeat-like-containing domain (InterPro:IPR015943), WD40 repeat (InterPro:IPR001680), WD40 repeat, subgroup (InterPro:IPR019781), G-protein beta WD-40 repeat, region (InterPro:IPR020472); BEST Arabidopsis thaliana protein match is: Transducin/WD40 repeat-like superfamily protein (TAIR:AT1G49910.1); Has 7284 Blast hits to 5351 proteins in 449 species: Archae - 14; Bacteria - 1710; Metazoa - 2206; Fungi - 1743; Plants - 568; Viruses - 0; Other Eukaryotes - 1043 (source: NCBI BLink).) yields MTTVTPSAGRELSNPPSDGISNLRFSNNSDHLLVSSWDKRVRLYDVSTNSLKGEFLHGGAVLDCCFHDDFSGFSVGADYKVRRIVFNVGKEDILGTHDKAVRCVEYSYAAGQVITGSWDKTVKCWDPRGASGPERTQVGTYLQPERVYSMSLVGHRLVVATAGRHVNIYDLRNMSQPEQRRESSLKYQTRCVRCYPNGTGYALSSVEGRVAMEFFDLSEAAQAKKYAFKCHRKSEAGRDIVYPVNSIAFHPIYGTFATGGCDGFVNIWDGNNKKRLYQYSKYPTSISALSFSRDGQLLAVASSYTFEEGEKSQEPEAIFVRSVNEIEVKPKPKVYPNPAA; encoded by the exons ATGACGACTGTGACTCCGTCCGCCGGTCGTGAGCTCTCGAATCCGCCGTCCGACGGCATTTCTAATCTCCGATTTTCTAATAACAGTGATCATCTCCTCGTTTCTTCATGGGATAAG CGTGTGAGATTGTATGATGTGAGCACCAATTCGTTGAAAGGAGAGTTCTTACATGGCGGAGCAGTACTCGATTGCTGTTTTCACGATGACTTCTCCGGCTTCAGTGTTGGCGCTGATTACAAAGTCCGACG GATTGTATTCAATGTCGGCAAAGAGGACATTTTGGGGACACATGACAAAGCAGTGCGATGTGTTGAGTATTCTTACGCTGCGG GACAAGTGATCACTGGATCTTGGGATAAAACAGTTAAATGTTGGGATCCAAGAGGCGCTAGTGGGCCTGAACGCACCCAAGTGGGAACATATTTGCAACCAGAACGTGTTTACTCTATGTCTCTTGTTGGACATCGTTTGGTAGTGGCTACAGCAGGAAGGCATGTAAACATCTATGATCTCAGAAATATGTCTCAGCCTGAGCAAAGAAGGGAGTCTTCACTGAAATACCAGACGAGATGTGTGCGTTGTTATCCTAATGGAACAG GCTATGCTCTTAGCTCTGTTGAAGGAAGGGTTGCAATGGAGTTTTTTGATCTGTCAGAGGCTGCTCAAGCTAAAAA ATATGCTTTCAAATGTCATCGGAAATCAGAGGCTGGAAGGGACATTGTTTACCCTGTAAATTCCATTGCCTTCCATCCAAT CTATGGCACCTTTGCAACTGGAGGCTGTGATGGTTTCGTCAACATTTGGGATGGTAACAACAAGAAGAGGCTATATCAG TACTCAAAGTATCCAACGAGTATCTCGGCACTGTCATTCAGTCGAGATGGTCAGCTGCTGGCTGTTGCTTCAAGTTACACATTTGAAGAGGGAGAGAAATC GCAAGAACCGGAGGCCATCTTTGTAAGAAGCGTGAATGAAATCGAAGtgaaaccaaaaccgaaaGTATACCCGAATCCTGCGGCGTAG